The following are encoded together in the Pseudomonas maumuensis genome:
- a CDS encoding polysaccharide biosynthesis protein, translating into MFDNKVLMITGGTGSFGNAVLKRFLNTNVREIRIFSRDEKKQEDMRIALANDKVKFYIGDVRDSDSLRQAMVGVDYIFHAAALKQVPSCEFYPMEAVRTNVQGTENVLNAAIASGVKRVVVLSTDKAVYPINAMGISKAMAEKLMVAKSRMIPAGGTVICATRYGNVMASRGSVIPLFVEQLRAGDDLTVTDPAMTRFLMSLEDSVDLVLHAFEHGQQGDLFIQKAPASTVGDLAEAIREIFAKDNVIRVIGTRHGEKLYESLVSREEMAKAEDMGRYYRIPADNRDLNYKKYFVEGEQKISELDDYTSHNTERLDIAGIKRLLLNLEYIQEQLNA; encoded by the coding sequence ATGTTTGATAATAAAGTTTTGATGATTACTGGTGGCACCGGATCGTTCGGTAATGCTGTGCTGAAGCGGTTCTTGAACACCAATGTTCGCGAGATTCGAATTTTCAGCAGAGATGAAAAAAAGCAAGAAGATATGCGAATCGCCTTGGCGAACGACAAAGTCAAGTTCTACATCGGTGATGTTCGTGACTCTGACAGTTTGCGGCAAGCGATGGTCGGAGTGGATTACATCTTCCACGCTGCTGCACTCAAGCAGGTACCCTCCTGTGAGTTTTACCCTATGGAAGCCGTACGGACCAACGTCCAGGGTACAGAAAATGTGCTCAATGCTGCCATCGCCAGTGGCGTTAAGCGTGTTGTAGTGTTGAGTACGGACAAAGCGGTGTACCCGATCAACGCGATGGGTATTTCAAAAGCGATGGCTGAAAAATTAATGGTTGCCAAGTCGCGAATGATCCCTGCGGGGGGAACCGTTATTTGTGCTACACGCTATGGTAACGTGATGGCATCTCGCGGTTCGGTTATTCCGCTGTTTGTGGAGCAATTGCGTGCTGGCGATGACTTGACTGTCACCGATCCTGCCATGACTCGATTCTTGATGTCGTTAGAGGATTCCGTTGATTTGGTTCTGCATGCTTTCGAGCATGGCCAGCAGGGCGATTTGTTCATTCAAAAAGCTCCAGCATCGACGGTTGGGGATCTGGCAGAGGCGATCAGGGAAATATTTGCAAAAGACAATGTTATTCGCGTGATCGGTACACGGCATGGAGAAAAGCTATACGAGTCATTGGTGTCGCGAGAGGAGATGGCAAAAGCTGAGGATATGGGGCGCTATTACCGTATTCCCGCAGATAACCGTGATTTAAACTACAAAAAATACTTTGTGGAGGGTGAGCAGAAGATTTCCGAGCTCGACGACTACACGTCGCACAATACCGAGCGTCTGGATATTGCAGGTATAAAGCGTTTGCTGCTCAATCTTGAATACATACAGGAGCAACTTAATGCTTAA
- a CDS encoding dTDP-4-dehydrorhamnose reductase family protein → MRVLVLGVTGMLGNAVFKVFESDDTHEVWGTLRGRSGLKSFLPSSHARLITDVDALDLQALVSVLDKVRPEVVINCVGLIKQIADAKDPLTALPINSMLPHQLALLCSLAQARLIHVSTDCVFSGRRGGYREDDISDAEDLYGKSKYIGELHDRPGAITLRTSIIGHELNSSQSLVDWFLSQQGAVKGFSKAIFSGLPTVELARVMKDYVLPRPELSGLYHVAAQPIDKLGLLRLVAKQYDKHTEIIPDDKLVIDRSLDGNRFSEITGYIAPAWPELVRIMWAGR, encoded by the coding sequence ATGCGGGTTTTGGTACTTGGTGTAACCGGGATGCTGGGCAATGCAGTATTCAAGGTTTTCGAGAGTGACGATACCCATGAGGTATGGGGTACCCTGCGAGGCCGCTCGGGGCTTAAGAGCTTTTTGCCCTCGAGCCACGCGAGGCTGATCACAGACGTTGACGCATTGGATCTGCAGGCCCTCGTTTCCGTACTGGATAAGGTCCGTCCGGAAGTTGTCATCAATTGCGTGGGGTTGATTAAGCAAATTGCAGACGCGAAAGACCCTCTGACGGCCTTACCGATCAATTCTATGCTACCTCACCAACTGGCGTTGCTCTGCTCATTGGCTCAGGCGCGGTTAATTCACGTCAGTACAGACTGTGTATTTTCGGGGCGACGGGGCGGCTACCGTGAAGATGATATTTCTGATGCCGAAGATCTCTATGGTAAGTCCAAATATATCGGTGAGCTGCATGATCGCCCGGGTGCGATAACTTTGCGCACGTCCATCATCGGGCACGAATTGAATTCGTCTCAGTCATTGGTTGACTGGTTCCTCTCGCAGCAAGGTGCTGTGAAGGGTTTTTCCAAGGCCATTTTTTCTGGATTGCCAACGGTGGAGCTGGCACGAGTCATGAAAGACTACGTACTGCCTCGTCCCGAGTTGAGCGGTTTGTATCATGTTGCAGCACAACCTATTGACAAGCTTGGACTTCTGCGGCTAGTGGCCAAGCAGTATGACAAACATACTGAAATCATTCCGGACGACAAGTTAGTGATTGACAGATCGCTTGACGGTAATCGCTTCAGTGAAATAACTGGATACATAGCTCCGGCTTGGCCTGAGCTCGTTCGTATCATGTGGGCAGGACGTTAA
- a CDS encoding glycosyltransferase family 4 protein: MKILVVTQYFWPESFIINDIVRHLHESGHEVVVATGKPNYPEGKFFSGYRFGGTQRERYLGKIEVLRVPLYARGAGGVKNLILNYLSFVLFGLVCFPFMLRKRKFDAIFVFAMSPLTQAIPAIPLKYIKRAPLTVWVQDLWPESLAATGYVKSKFALRVAGAVVKGIYAFCDKLFVQSKAFFDPVARYASRDKIVYYPNSIDATPVVSSSSIPDELIQLLEQNFCVVFAGNLGTAQALDTVVQSAISLRDEPGIRLVLVGTGSRFAWLQEQKVLHRLDNLILPGRFSMDMMPQVFERAGALLVTLNADEIFTQTIPSKVQAYLASGRPIIACLNGEGARVVVEAGAGIATPAEQAGALVETIQRMRAVGKDEREKMGRSGRAYFEAHFDMRHQVQSLAEMLKKSGVKE; encoded by the coding sequence TTGAAAATATTGGTGGTGACTCAGTACTTTTGGCCTGAGTCATTTATCATTAATGATATCGTTCGTCACCTACATGAGTCAGGACATGAAGTAGTCGTGGCGACAGGAAAGCCTAACTACCCAGAGGGTAAATTTTTCTCTGGTTATCGCTTTGGTGGTACCCAGCGCGAGCGGTACCTTGGCAAAATCGAAGTCCTGCGGGTACCGCTGTACGCTCGAGGTGCTGGCGGTGTAAAAAATTTGATTCTCAACTATTTGTCTTTTGTATTGTTTGGTTTGGTTTGTTTTCCATTTATGTTGCGCAAGCGAAAGTTTGACGCCATTTTTGTATTTGCGATGTCCCCTTTGACGCAGGCCATACCGGCGATTCCGTTGAAGTATATCAAGCGTGCGCCGTTGACGGTCTGGGTTCAGGACCTGTGGCCGGAAAGTTTGGCAGCCACAGGGTATGTGAAGAGTAAATTTGCCTTGAGGGTTGCGGGCGCTGTTGTAAAGGGTATCTACGCCTTTTGTGACAAACTTTTTGTGCAGTCAAAAGCTTTTTTTGATCCTGTGGCGCGTTATGCAAGTCGCGACAAAATTGTCTATTATCCAAATAGTATTGATGCCACTCCAGTAGTATCATCAAGCTCTATTCCCGACGAATTGATTCAATTGCTTGAACAGAATTTTTGCGTCGTGTTTGCCGGTAATCTCGGGACCGCGCAAGCATTGGATACTGTCGTGCAGTCCGCTATCAGCCTTCGCGATGAGCCAGGAATTCGATTAGTATTGGTAGGCACTGGCAGTCGCTTTGCTTGGCTTCAAGAACAGAAGGTGCTACATCGACTGGATAACCTCATTCTTCCTGGCCGTTTTTCAATGGACATGATGCCGCAGGTTTTCGAGCGCGCTGGCGCATTGCTTGTTACTCTCAACGCCGATGAGATTTTTACCCAAACCATCCCTAGCAAGGTCCAAGCTTACCTTGCTTCGGGCAGACCGATCATCGCCTGCCTGAACGGGGAAGGTGCCAGGGTAGTCGTCGAGGCCGGAGCCGGTATTGCAACACCTGCCGAGCAGGCAGGAGCGCTGGTCGAGACCATTCAGCGGATGCGGGCGGTTGGTAAGGATGAGCGTGAAAAGATGGGCAGAAGCGGGAGGGCTTATTTTGAAGCCCACTTCGATATGCGCCATCAGGTTCAGTCGTTGGCAGAGATGCTCAAAAAGTCCGGTGTTAAGGAGTAG
- a CDS encoding glycosyltransferase family 4 protein has product MNIVINAFSARLGGGQTYLINLLRHIPDRSDLKITVLAPEELQMPDHPAINRYYPSWPVTNPLTRTIWEKLFLPRYLRRAGADVLFCPGGVVAGTVPRGCKVVTMFRNMIPFDKRVLGYIPFGLQRIRNWLLYRAMLRSMSGADLTIFISDYARGVIEKLTSIPNPVTIPHGIGKEFREVDINVARPECLAEGEYILYVSRFDVYKHHYEVVSGYAKLPAHYQKQFRLLLIGESDMPGAERVHELIKALGLDDRVTILGAVPYKQLPAYYHHAGLVLFASSCENCPNILLESLGAGRPVLSSDVMPMPEFGGEAAAYFSPFSPDDIANKMERVLSDDAYARTLSEAAVLQAKKYDWEKTADSTWSNIFKLIDDAK; this is encoded by the coding sequence TTGAATATTGTTATCAATGCCTTTTCCGCAAGGCTGGGTGGTGGGCAGACCTACCTCATTAACTTGCTAAGGCATATTCCAGATCGTAGCGACTTGAAAATTACTGTGCTGGCTCCGGAAGAGCTGCAGATGCCGGATCATCCAGCCATTAATCGTTATTATCCTAGCTGGCCAGTTACTAATCCATTAACCAGAACTATTTGGGAGAAGTTGTTTCTTCCTAGATATCTACGAAGGGCAGGTGCAGATGTTTTGTTTTGTCCTGGTGGTGTCGTGGCTGGTACGGTACCTCGCGGCTGCAAAGTGGTTACTATGTTTCGCAACATGATACCCTTCGACAAGCGAGTTCTTGGATATATACCGTTCGGACTTCAGCGGATCAGGAACTGGCTGTTGTATAGAGCCATGCTGCGTAGTATGTCCGGGGCTGATCTCACAATTTTTATTTCTGATTATGCTCGTGGCGTGATCGAGAAATTGACCAGTATTCCGAATCCGGTAACCATTCCACATGGTATAGGTAAGGAGTTTAGAGAGGTTGATATTAATGTTGCTCGCCCTGAGTGTTTGGCTGAGGGTGAGTATATACTTTATGTTTCTCGGTTTGATGTATACAAACATCACTATGAGGTTGTCAGTGGATATGCAAAATTACCTGCCCATTACCAGAAGCAGTTTCGCCTGCTGCTAATCGGCGAGTCTGATATGCCTGGTGCCGAGCGAGTACATGAATTGATCAAAGCGCTTGGTTTGGATGATCGAGTCACCATTCTCGGTGCCGTGCCGTATAAACAGTTGCCAGCCTATTATCATCACGCAGGGCTGGTGCTGTTTGCTTCCTCCTGTGAAAACTGCCCGAACATACTGCTGGAGTCGCTGGGCGCAGGCCGTCCTGTTCTGTCGTCTGACGTTATGCCTATGCCTGAATTTGGTGGAGAGGCTGCTGCTTATTTTTCTCCTTTCAGTCCTGACGATATCGCCAATAAAATGGAGAGGGTATTGTCAGACGATGCTTATGCTCGCACGCTGTCTGAAGCTGCTGTTTTGCAGGCGAAGAAATACGATTGGGAGAAAACAGCTGACTCCACTTGGTCTAACATATTCAAGTTAATCGATGATGCTAAATAA
- the asnB gene encoding asparagine synthase (glutamine-hydrolyzing) — MCGFAGLMTGNVGALEERVQCMLAPLFHRGPDDEGTWVDNQQGVALGHRRLAILDLSAHGHQPMHSASSRYVVVFNGEIYNFASLRKEIDATSANLNWRGHSDTEVMLAAFELWGVEPTLTRLLGMFAIAVWDKSARVLTLARDRLGEKPLYFGRIKGEFYFASELKAIRTQCAQELHIDRDVLADFMRFGYISAPRSIYKDIFKLQPGHFINISARGEVGEPRPFWSIRSDNLAAMRGELEQAGDAEVLDMLHDRLASSVELQSFSDVPIGAFLSGGVDSSLVVSLMQAQSSSQVRSFTIGFEEAAFNEAPYAQEVAKHLGTDHTEMYVKASDAAAVIPLLPKIYDEPFADSSQIPTALVSKLTRQHVKVALTGDGGDELFAGYPRYPITANLWRKVSKIPLPLRSALASVLTYPSAANWDKVTGLLPARYHRSINGRRVNRLGQLIESKSLGEMYIRLMSHWQPEESIVIGGQCSGFDSFPVQAFDDIASMRSWDVGQYLPDDLLVKVDRATMYSSLESRAPLLDHRVAEFAFSLPERFLVRDGVGKWALRRLLDRYVPSQLIDRPKAGFSIPLGEWLRGPLRAWAEDLLCPPRLIDEGYLDAEKVSRMWREHLLGQFDRSVNIWNVLMFQAWLRDIQLPASSPGTFGNKEVVN; from the coding sequence TTGTCTGCCCATGGGCATCAGCCGATGCATTCTGCGTCCAGTCGCTATGTAGTTGTATTTAATGGCGAAATTTATAATTTTGCTAGCTTGCGAAAGGAGATCGACGCTACCAGTGCAAATTTGAACTGGCGCGGACATTCCGATACTGAAGTCATGCTTGCAGCATTTGAGTTGTGGGGTGTTGAACCTACCCTGACTCGGCTTTTGGGTATGTTCGCAATAGCCGTATGGGATAAAAGCGCCCGTGTACTCACATTGGCGCGCGATCGCTTGGGCGAAAAACCACTTTATTTTGGTAGAATCAAAGGCGAATTTTATTTTGCCTCCGAACTCAAGGCTATTAGAACACAATGTGCTCAAGAGCTTCACATTGATCGAGACGTGTTGGCCGATTTCATGCGGTTTGGCTATATTTCCGCGCCTCGTTCTATTTACAAGGATATCTTCAAGCTTCAACCTGGGCATTTTATTAACATTTCTGCGCGGGGTGAGGTGGGTGAGCCGCGTCCGTTTTGGAGTATTCGTAGTGACAACCTGGCCGCCATGCGAGGTGAACTCGAGCAGGCCGGAGACGCCGAAGTACTCGATATGCTGCATGATCGTTTGGCATCTTCGGTCGAACTACAGTCGTTTTCTGATGTGCCAATAGGTGCTTTCCTCTCAGGCGGGGTGGACTCCAGCTTGGTTGTTTCTTTGATGCAGGCGCAAAGCTCAAGTCAGGTGCGTAGTTTTACAATAGGTTTTGAAGAGGCAGCCTTCAATGAAGCGCCTTATGCTCAGGAAGTTGCGAAGCATCTCGGCACCGATCACACCGAAATGTATGTAAAGGCCTCAGATGCAGCTGCCGTAATCCCTCTCCTGCCAAAGATATATGATGAGCCCTTTGCCGACTCCTCTCAGATCCCGACAGCCTTAGTATCAAAACTCACTCGCCAGCATGTCAAGGTTGCCTTGACTGGGGATGGCGGCGATGAATTGTTTGCGGGTTACCCGCGGTATCCAATCACGGCCAATCTTTGGCGTAAGGTAAGTAAGATACCTCTGCCACTAAGGTCGGCACTTGCCTCGGTATTGACCTATCCCTCTGCGGCTAATTGGGACAAAGTTACCGGATTGCTGCCCGCGCGCTATCATCGCTCAATCAACGGACGCCGAGTCAATCGTCTGGGACAGTTAATTGAGTCGAAGAGTTTAGGGGAGATGTATATCCGGCTCATGTCTCACTGGCAGCCCGAGGAAAGCATAGTTATTGGCGGGCAGTGCAGTGGTTTTGATAGCTTTCCCGTGCAAGCATTCGATGATATTGCTTCCATGAGGTCTTGGGATGTCGGTCAGTACTTGCCGGACGATCTCTTGGTGAAGGTGGATCGGGCGACCATGTATTCAAGCCTTGAGTCGCGAGCTCCGCTACTGGATCATCGTGTTGCTGAGTTCGCTTTCTCGCTGCCGGAGCGTTTCCTGGTGCGAGACGGGGTCGGCAAATGGGCCCTGCGTCGACTGCTTGATCGATATGTTCCTTCACAGCTGATTGACCGCCCGAAGGCTGGCTTTTCAATTCCGCTTGGGGAGTGGCTGCGCGGGCCTCTGCGAGCTTGGGCTGAGGATCTGCTGTGTCCTCCCCGACTAATCGATGAGGGGTACCTAGATGCAGAGAAAGTTAGCAGGATGTGGCGTGAGCATCTGCTTGGCCAGTTTGATCGGAGTGTGAATATCTGGAATGTTTTGATGTTCCAGGCTTGGCTAAGAGATATTCAGTTACCTGCCAGCTCTCCTGGGACTTTTGGGAATAAGGAAGTCGTGAATTGA